From one Candidatus Desulfatibia profunda genomic stretch:
- a CDS encoding DUF2914 domain-containing protein yields MCEEIKDFIPYNPGAVFSIAIGKVSCFTLFDPVPEKTFIYHKWYHQDKPSTNKRLTLQPPRWSAYTSILLRETDKGPWRVEILDQAGKLIDVLRFSITD; encoded by the coding sequence ATGTGTGAAGAAATCAAAGATTTCATTCCATATAACCCGGGAGCAGTATTTTCCATTGCCATCGGAAAAGTCTCATGTTTTACCTTATTTGACCCTGTACCTGAAAAAACGTTTATTTATCACAAATGGTATCATCAGGATAAACCCAGCACAAACAAAAGACTGACCCTGCAACCGCCGCGCTGGTCGGCTTATACCAGTATCCTGCTTCGTGAAACCGATAAAGGACCCTGGCGGGTGGAAATACTCGATCAGGCCGGCAAGCTGATAGATGTTTTAAGGTTCAGCATTACAGACTAA